The following coding sequences lie in one Thalassoglobus polymorphus genomic window:
- a CDS encoding BON domain-containing protein: MPNAISHETSTSKDLVRRVCRAITELGYPEHSSVKCESDGSTVTLNGKLSSFYLLQIAQAIAMEVPGVRTVVNKIEVCGKSRKSRWY, from the coding sequence ATGCCAAACGCGATATCTCATGAAACATCCACCAGTAAGGATCTTGTACGACGAGTTTGTCGCGCAATCACCGAACTTGGCTACCCAGAACATTCATCTGTGAAGTGCGAGTCCGATGGTTCCACAGTGACGCTCAATGGCAAACTTTCATCTTTCTACCTGCTGCAAATCGCGCAGGCCATCGCCATGGAAGTGCCCGGCGTTCGAACGGTGGTCAACAAAATTGAAGTCTGTGGGAAATCGCGTAAATCTCGATGGTATTGA